In the genome of Caldilineales bacterium, the window TCTGATTGGCGCCGGGGTGGTGGCATTGATCTGGGCCAGTGTGCGGCGGCTGTTTCCCCGCCAACCACAGCGCGCCCACCTGGCCGCCGGTTTTGCCGCCTTCTTGCCCATGCATCTGGCGATGATGGCCTCGATCAACAACGACGGCCTCAGCGAATTGCTCATCGCCGCCGCCATGTTTCGGCTGTTGGGACACCTGAAACGCCCCACCCTGCCCACCAAAGCCTGGGGCATCACGGGCGTGATCGTCGGCCTCGGCCTGCTGACGAAGTTCCAGGCCTACATTCTGCTGCCACTGGCGGGGGTTGCCTGGCTGTGGCAGGCAATGGGAAGCCAACGACGGGTGTGGATGGCCACCGGTCTGGCCTGGCTGACCCCGGCGCTGGCTTTGCCCCTGGCCTGGTGGCTGCGCAATATGGCAATCTATGGCCCGGCTGACCCCTTCGGCCTCGCCCGGCACAATGCCATCGTCACCGGCCAGCCGCGCACCGCCGACTGGATCGTGGCCAACGGCTGGGGGGGCTATCTCGATCGGTTGGTCGAGTTCACCTTCAAATCGTTTTGGGGTGTGTTCGGCTGGCTGGGCGTCTTCCTCGACCAGCGCCTCTATACCCTGTTGGCGGTGCTCAGCCTGCTGCTCGTGGTGGGGCTGGGCGTCTGGTTTTGGCGCTGGCGGCGGGGGCAGGAGGCTGTGGCAGCTTGGCAGCGCCGCGGGCTGGCCCTGTTGGGGTTGCAGGTTGCGCTCGTGGTCGCCGCCTATGCCTGGTACAACGTCGATTTCGTCCAACACCAGGGGCGCTACCTGTTCCCCGCCCTGCTCCCTCTCAGCCTGGCCGTTGCCCTGGGATTGGAGGGGCTATCCACCCGCGAGGGCAGCCGTGCGGCGACGGTCATCGTTGCTGCACTGGCGGCTTTTGTCGTCCTGGCCGGGCTGCGAGACGGCGACATCGACGGCGGGACGCTGCTGATGTTGGCAGGAGCGGCGGGGCTGATTGCCATCAATGGCTGGACTAGACGGGCGCCCCTGGCAGCCTGGGGTGTGGCGACGCTGGCTTTGCTCACCCTGGTTGCAGTCTATGCGCTGTTTGGGGCCATCGTGCCGCAGTTGACGGGTTAGCGACTGGCTGGCTGGCCCCTGGTCGGCTGGCCAAAAAAGCGACTCCACAGGCCGGTGGTGGGCCGCGGGCGCTCGCCACCCTCGAAATCGCCGCGGGCGGCCATCGACAGCCACTGGTTGCGCAATTCGGCAGCGCGAGTGAAGTTCTGGGCCAGGGCGGTCTCGTCGCTGGTCGATAGCGCGGTTCGCCAACCCTGCAATTGGGCGATCATCTGGTCGAGCCAGTGAAGCACCCCGGCGCTGTTGGCCAGGAGGGCGGTGGTGAAGTCGGCCGGCTGCTGGTCGGGCAAATAGGTGGCGGCCTCGAATTGGGCGCCGGCCAGACGGCGCAACTCACGCCAGGATGCGTGTGCGCCGGCAGCGTTGAGCAGCGCCCCGGCCAGCACCGTGGGCAGACCATCCACCGCCGCCATCAAGCCGTCGTGCTCGGCGGCATCGAGGAAGAAGGGCTGCGCCCCAACCATCGTCACCAATTCGGAGATGGTGCTGACGGCGTCGGGCGAGAGGGCGGGGGTGGGGCACAAAGCCCAGGGGATGGCGTCGAACAACGTCGCCGAAGCCTCGGCCGCGGTGCGCCGGCCTTCGAGGGCCAGAATGGGGTTGCCGCCAATGAAGTAGACGTTGTCAGGCAGCGAGGCGGCCTCGGCCAGGATGGGGGCCTTGATCGGGGCGGTGTCGAGGAGGAGGCAGCCGGGTTTGAGGTCCTGGCGCAGGGCGGCGAGGGTGGCGATGACGTCGGCGGCGGGAACGGCCAGGAGGATGACATCGGCTTCCTCGCAGGCGCGAATCAGGTTCCAGTGGCTGGCGTCGATGGCGCCCTTGCTCTTGGCTGACTTGACGGCGGCATCGGCTTTGTCATGACCGACGAGGCGAAGGTCATCGCGCTTTTGTCGCTTGACCGCCAGCCCGAACGAGGTTCCGATCAGACCCAGGCCGATGATGGTGATTTGGATGGGTGTGGACATGAAGAAGGTCAGTGGTCAGAAGTCAGTGGTCAGAAGGCGGGATGTTCACCCCGTCACCTTGTCAAGAGGCGGCGTCGGCCTGCTGGAGGGCGCACATGAGGAGGTAATGGGGGTCGGCCGGGTTCGGGTCGGTTTCGTGAAAGCGAATGAGCCAGACGACGGTGGGATCCAGGCCGGCGGCTTCGGCCCAGGCGGCGCCGATCTCTGGGTGGGTCTGCAAGACGAAGAAGGGATGACGCCAATGACCGGGCCTGGCCGGACGCGAGAGGCGACGCCAAAGCGCCGGGGCAAACAGCTTGAGCAGGACTTTGAGTGTGCGTTGCCATACAGCCAGCGGGGCCGCCGCTTTGCCGCAATCGTGCAAGGGGGCGGCGCTGAGCAGGGCGGGGTCGGTGTGGCCGTGCTCCCGAAGCCAAGACAGCAGCCGCAGACTGTGCGCCCGGTCGGCCTTGCCCAGGCGACGGTAGAGGGTCAGGCCGGAGGGCGGGAGCAGGACTTCGGCGGGGCGATCATCCAGCGGCCGCCAGGGGGCCAGTAGGCCGTCGCATCCACGAAAGAGGCGTTGCCAGGCCAGACGGACGGGCGAGAAGCGGCGGGGCGCGGGGGCTGACACGTCACCCCAGCAGGACGTTCATCACCCAGGCGGCCGGCCCCTGGAAGACCCATTGGATGGGCGAGATCGAGGGCAAGTAACTATCGACAAGCACCAGCAAGAGCAGGAAAAGGGGACCGAACTGCACCTGTTTGCGCCAGAAACGGGCAAAACGCCGCGACCAGTCCTGGTTGAGGCCAACCAGGAAGGCGATGAGGATGTTGAAGCCATCGAGCGGGAAGATGGGGAGGAGGTTGAAGAAGGCCAGGCTGATGTTGACGATGATCCAGATCAAGACGAAGGTGTAGAGCATGCCTTCGTGCGGGACGACGCGAAAGAGGATGGCGCCGAGCAGGGCGAGGAGGATGTTGGAGAGAGGGCCGGCGGCGGCGACGATGCCCATGCCCGCGGAGGGGTTGGCGCGAAAGTTGGCGGGGTTGACCTGGACGGGGCGGCCCCAACCGATGCCAAAGCCGGCGAAGGACGAAAACAGGATCATCATCGTGCCCACCGGGTCGAGGTGGGCGATGGGATTGAGCGTCACCCGGCCCTGGCTGCGCGGGGTGGGATCGCCCAGGTTGTCGGCGACGATGGCGTGGCTGAATTCGTGGATGGCAATGCTGAGTAGCAAGGCCACGATCGAAAGGATGAAGGTGATGGGGTCGAAGGACATCAGCGGTCGGCAAGACTTTCAGCGTTGGCTCGGCGTTGGTTGAGGCGGGAGCGGGCGTATTCGACCAGCATGGGCATCACCGAGATGCCGACGATGGCCACGACGACCAGTTCGAAGTTCTCCTGGACGAGGCGTTGCGTACCGAAGAAGTAGCCGCCCAGGGTGAAGAGACAGACCCACAAGATGCCGCCGACGACGTTGTAGGTGATGAAATGGGAGTAGGTCATGGCGCCGATGCCGGCGACGAAGGGGGCAAAGGTGCGGACGATGGGGATGAAACGGGCGAGGATGATGGCTTTGCCGCCGTGTTTCTCGTAGAAGGCGTGGGTGCGGTCGAGATATTCCTTCTTCAGGAAGCGGATGTTGCCGCTGAAGGCGCGCGGGCCGACAAAGTGACCGATCCAGTAGTTGACGGTGTCGCCCAGGATGGCGGCGGCGCTGAGGAGGATGATCAACCAGACGACGTTGAGTGAGCCCAGGGCGGCGAAGGTGCCAGCGGCAAAGAGGAGCGAATCGCCGGGGAGGAAGGGCGTGACGACAAGGCCGGTTTCGAGGAAGATGACCAGGAAGAGAAGCAGGTAGGTCCAGCCCTGGTAGGTGCCGATGATCTGTTTGAGCAGTTCATCGATGTGCAAGAAGATGTCGATCAGTTCACGCATGAGGGGGGTGGCTCCAAGAGGGGGGGAGTCGCAGGTGGCAGGTGGCAAGTCGCAGGTGGCAGGTGGCAAGTTCTCCGTTGATTGTTGATTGTTGATTGTTTCTACTTGTCTACCTTTCTACTTGTCTACTTCTGTATTCTCTCGACCGGAAAGCCAGGGGCGGGGATGCGGGCGGGGTCGATCTCGCGGGGGAGGTCGATGTCCCAGGTTGGCTTCTGACCCAATAAGGCCGCCAGCATCAGGCCGGCGGCCAACCCCACCCAAAAACCAAAGGTAAACTTGCTCATTCCGCACCTCTCTGGGCGCCGTTGGCCTCGGCCTCGGCAGCAGGCGGAGGGGCCGAGGCGACGGTCGGAGATGGAGGGGCGGCAGGGCGCGGGCCAAAGACGCCCTCGCGCAGGGTGGCAAAGCCCCGGCGCACGCCCGCCGCCGTGCTGATGACATCGACGACCGGCCTGGCCACCCGTTTGCTCATGAACTGCGAGGTGTGACGGATGGTGTCGGCGGTCTGCTGGCCGGATTCGATCAAGGGCTTCATCTCCTGTCGCATGGTCACGATCAGGGTGCGGATCTGTAGCAAGAGCACCACCATGATCACGCTGATGATGATCGACATGAGGGCGAGGAGGATGATAGAGAGGTCACGAAGGAGGACGATGGCGGCCATAGGGGCCTCGCGAGGGCGAGAATGGGTGGAGAGGACGGGCAGAAGGTCGGCAGAACAGAGAAACAGCCGCGACCGCATTCTACCCCTTAAGCCAGTTGGCGGCAAGCATCAGCCCCCAGGCCAGCAGGGTATCCACCAGGACGTAGACATCGCCGATCCGCAGGAGGTCGATCCCAAGCCAGGGCGCTAGCAGTTGGCCGGCGACCATCCCCGCCAACGCCGCCAACACCGCAACCGCCAGGTCGCTCCAGCGCCGGCCTCGCCAGAGATGGAACAGGGCGGCGTAGACGATGGCGAGCAGGAGGATGAGCAGGTAGGCGGGGGGGAGGGGGATCTCAGGCATGGGTGATGATGCCTCCACCGAGGACGCGCTCGCCCTGGTAGAAGACGGCCGCCTGGCCGGGCGCAATCCCACGCACGGGTTGGTCGAAATCGACCCGCACGCCGCCATCGGCCAGCAGCGTGACCTGGGCGGGGTAGTCGGGCGAGGTGTAGCGGATCTTGACCGTGCAAGCCAACGATGCCGACGACGGACGGCCCACCCAATTGACCTGGCCGGCGATGAGGTGGTCGTGCAGGAGCGATTCGGCCGGGCCGACGACAAGGGTGTTGGTCTCGGCCCGGAGTTCGAGGACGAAGCTGGGGGTGGGAAGGTCGAGATGCAGCCCCTTTCGCTGGCCGATGGTGTAGTTGGGCAGGCCCTGGTGCTCGCCTACCACTCGGCCGTTTTCGTCGACAATCGGCCCCGGCCGGACGGCCTCACCCGCCCAATCGCGCAGGAAGCGGCGGTAGTCGCCATCGGCCAGGAAGCAGAGGTCTTGCGAATCGGTCTTGCTGGCCACGGGCAGGCCATAGCTGGCGGCCAGGGCGCGCACCTGCGGCTTGGTCAGGTCGCCGACCGGGAAGCTGAGGCTGCGGAGTTGGGCCTGGCCGAGGACGCTGAGGATGTAGGATTGGTCTTTGTGGGCATCGACCCCGCGCAGTAGCTCGAAGCCATCGGCGGCGGCGCGCACGCGGGCATAGTGGCCGGTGGCCAGGTAGTCGGCGCCGAGGGCGCGGGCGTAGTTGAGGAGGTGGTCGAAGCGAATATGGCGGTTGCAGGCCAGGCAGGGGTTGGGGGTCAGGCCCTGGCTGTAGCCGGCGATGAAATAATCGACGACGTTCTGCTTGAAAGGCCCTTCGACGTTGAGCAGGTAGAAGGGGATGCCGATCTGGGCGGCGATGTGGCGGGCGTCTTCGGTGGCTTCGAGGGTGCAGCAGCGGTTTTCGCTGCCGCGGCCGGTCTCGACCTCGGCCCACAGGCGCATCATCACGCCGATGACGCGGTAGCCGGCCTCGGCCAGGCGCGCGGCAGCCACCGAGCTATCGACGCCGCCGCTCATGGCGACGACGACGGTGGTCTCGGCGGGGGGCTTGGGGGGGTGGAGGTCGAGTTGGAGCATGGTTATTGGAGATTGGTTATTGGAGATTGGTTATTGGAGATTGGGCGAATAACCAATAACCAATAACTATCTTTATAGGCGGCGCAGACGGGCGATGAGGGGGGGGAGGATGTCGAGGACGTAGTCGATGTCGGCCTCGGTGGTGCTACGGCCCAGGGTCAGGCGCAGGTGGCCGGTGGCGGCGATGGGGTCGACGCCCATGGCGGTGAGGACGTGCGATGGGGTCTGGGCGGCGCTGGTGCAGGCCGAGCCGCTGCTGGCGCTGACGCCGGCCATGTCCAGGCCGATGAGCACGCCCTGGATTTCGATGCCATCGAACAGAAAGCTGGCGTGATGGGGCAGGCGCTCGTGTTCGTGGCCGCTGATGCGGGCGCCGGGGACAAGGGCGGGGATGGCTTCGAGCAGGCGGTTGCGCAGGGCCAGCAGCCGGGGGGTCTCGGTGGGGCGCAGGGCTTCGGCTTCGGACAGGGCGGCGGCTAGTCCGACGGCGCCGGCCACATTTTCGGTGCCGGCGCGGTGCTTGCCCTCCTGCCCGCCGCCGGTCTGGACGGTGACGAGGGGCAGGCCGCGGCGCAGCCAGGCGACGCCGACGCCTTTGGGGCCGTAGAATTTGTGGGCCGAGAGGGAGAGGGCGTCAGGGCCGAGGGCTTGCACATCCAGGGGCAGGTGGCCGGGGATCTGGACGGCGTCGGTGTGGAAGGGGATGCCGTGCTGGTGGGCGATGGCGGCCAGGGCGGCGATGGGTTGCAGGGTTCCCACCTCGTTGTTGGCAGCCATGATGCTGATCAGGAAGGTGCCGGGGCGGATGGCGGCGGCGAGGGCGTCGGGATCCACCCGCCCGGCGCCATCCACCGGCAGTTCGGTCAGTTCGAAGTCGAAGTGTTCGACCAGCTGATGGGCGGTTTCGAGCACAGCTTTGTGCTCGACGGCGCTGACGATGAGGTGGCGGCCGCGCCCGGCCCGGTGGCTGGCCCAGGCGGCCCCGCGCAGCACCAGGTTGTCGCTTTCGCTGCCGCACGAGGTGAAGACGACTTCGGCAGGGTGAGCGCCAAGCACAGCCGCCACCGTGCGGCGGGCGTCTTCCAGGGCCTGTTTGGCTTGCCGCCCCTGCCGGTAGATGCCGGAGGCGTTGCCGTAGACCTCGCTGAAGAAGGGCAGCATGGTCTGCAGCGCAAGCGACGAGACGGGCGTGGTGGCGGAATGGTCGAGATAGACGGAACGGGTGGGCGCAGCCATGATCTTGAAACGGTTGGGAAGGTGTGCTAGAATTGGGCCGTCACAATAGGATGTGGGCAGGCGCGGATCACGGCTTGCAGAAACGTGATGCCGGGCGCCATCACATCGAGGAAACAGGTATGATCGATCGAGAAGCGGTCAAAGAGGTCATCGTCGAGGAGCTGCCGGAGATCGTGCAGCGAGACCGGCGCGCGCAGCTTTCGATTCTGCGGCTAACAAAGCCGGCTTACGCCGACAAGGCTGAGACGGAAAGCCGCTTCGATCAGATGTTGGCCGAGTTACAGCGCGCCCGCGAGGCGGACAGCCGGAAATGGGAAGAACAGAAGCAAAAATGGGATGAAGAGCAGCGAAAATGGGATGAACAGAAGCGGAACTGGGACGAACATCGACGACAATGGGACGAACAGAACCAGCGCTGGGACGAACAGAACCAGAAATGGGACGAGCAGAATCAGAAATGGTGGGAAAACCAACAGGCCATCCATCGCACGCTGGACGAGATCAAGGCCCTCAACCGCAAACACGACCAGACGATCGGCGACCTGGGGGCACGATGGGGGCTACACGCCGAAGAAGCCTTTCGTAGCGGACTCAGAGCCATCCTGGAAGACTACTTTGGAGTGCAGGTTTTGCGCTTTCTGGAGTTCGACCGCGAGGGCGAGGTGTTCGGCCGTCCGGATCAGATCGAGTTGGATCTGATCGTCAAGAACGGTCTGCTGATCATCGCCGAGATTAAGTCTTCGATC includes:
- a CDS encoding DedA family protein → MRELIDIFLHIDELLKQIIGTYQGWTYLLLFLVIFLETGLVVTPFLPGDSLLFAAGTFAALGSLNVVWLIILLSAAAILGDTVNYWIGHFVGPRAFSGNIRFLKKEYLDRTHAFYEKHGGKAIILARFIPIVRTFAPFVAGIGAMTYSHFITYNVVGGILWVCLFTLGGYFFGTQRLVQENFELVVVAIVGISVMPMLVEYARSRLNQRRANAESLADR
- a CDS encoding DUF3782 domain-containing protein, producing MIDREAVKEVIVEELPEIVQRDRRAQLSILRLTKPAYADKAETESRFDQMLAELQRAREADSRKWEEQKQKWDEEQRKWDEQKRNWDEHRRQWDEQNQRWDEQNQKWDEQNQKWWENQQAIHRTLDEIKALNRKHDQTIGDLGARWGLHAEEAFRSGLRAILEDYFGVQVLRFLEFDREGEVFGRPDQIELDLIVKNGLLIIAEIKSSISREEMYAFSRKVDFYSRHHDRTADRVMVVAPMVQAGAGELAQNLGIEVYTYVEGIDPATMGGYRQGG
- a CDS encoding site-2 protease family protein, whose amino-acid sequence is MSFDPITFILSIVALLLSIAIHEFSHAIVADNLGDPTPRSQGRVTLNPIAHLDPVGTMMILFSSFAGFGIGWGRPVQVNPANFRANPSAGMGIVAAAGPLSNILLALLGAILFRVVPHEGMLYTFVLIWIIVNISLAFFNLLPIFPLDGFNILIAFLVGLNQDWSRRFARFWRKQVQFGPLFLLLLVLVDSYLPSISPIQWVFQGPAAWVMNVLLG
- the mnmA gene encoding tRNA 2-thiouridine(34) synthase MnmA — encoded protein: MLQLDLHPPKPPAETTVVVAMSGGVDSSVAAARLAEAGYRVIGVMMRLWAEVETGRGSENRCCTLEATEDARHIAAQIGIPFYLLNVEGPFKQNVVDYFIAGYSQGLTPNPCLACNRHIRFDHLLNYARALGADYLATGHYARVRAAADGFELLRGVDAHKDQSYILSVLGQAQLRSLSFPVGDLTKPQVRALAASYGLPVASKTDSQDLCFLADGDYRRFLRDWAGEAVRPGPIVDENGRVVGEHQGLPNYTIGQRKGLHLDLPTPSFVLELRAETNTLVVGPAESLLHDHLIAGQVNWVGRPSSASLACTVKIRYTSPDYPAQVTLLADGGVRVDFDQPVRGIAPGQAAVFYQGERVLGGGIITHA
- a CDS encoding cysteine desulfurase, with the protein product MAAPTRSVYLDHSATTPVSSLALQTMLPFFSEVYGNASGIYRQGRQAKQALEDARRTVAAVLGAHPAEVVFTSCGSESDNLVLRGAAWASHRAGRGRHLIVSAVEHKAVLETAHQLVEHFDFELTELPVDGAGRVDPDALAAAIRPGTFLISIMAANNEVGTLQPIAALAAIAHQHGIPFHTDAVQIPGHLPLDVQALGPDALSLSAHKFYGPKGVGVAWLRRGLPLVTVQTGGGQEGKHRAGTENVAGAVGLAAALSEAEALRPTETPRLLALRNRLLEAIPALVPGARISGHEHERLPHHASFLFDGIEIQGVLIGLDMAGVSASSGSACTSAAQTPSHVLTAMGVDPIAATGHLRLTLGRSTTEADIDYVLDILPPLIARLRRL
- a CDS encoding prephenate dehydrogenase/arogenate dehydrogenase family protein, whose translation is MSTPIQITIIGLGLIGTSFGLAVKRQKRDDLRLVGHDKADAAVKSAKSKGAIDASHWNLIRACEEADVILLAVPAADVIATLAALRQDLKPGCLLLDTAPIKAPILAEAASLPDNVYFIGGNPILALEGRRTAAEASATLFDAIPWALCPTPALSPDAVSTISELVTMVGAQPFFLDAAEHDGLMAAVDGLPTVLAGALLNAAGAHASWRELRRLAGAQFEAATYLPDQQPADFTTALLANSAGVLHWLDQMIAQLQGWRTALSTSDETALAQNFTRAAELRNQWLSMAARGDFEGGERPRPTTGLWSRFFGQPTRGQPASR
- a CDS encoding glycosyltransferase family 39 protein — translated: MKEAELVLSETKDGRWQVAGDTRAIVLILAVYVVLGALFAVLTPPWQAPDEPAHFNYIRTVAATGRLPVLQAGDYDEAYLNEIKAARFPASMRIDAIRYEGHQPPLYYWLAAPILWASGGLGLKAQVIALRLFGVLIGAGVVALIWASVRRLFPRQPQRAHLAAGFAAFLPMHLAMMASINNDGLSELLIAAAMFRLLGHLKRPTLPTKAWGITGVIVGLGLLTKFQAYILLPLAGVAWLWQAMGSQRRVWMATGLAWLTPALALPLAWWLRNMAIYGPADPFGLARHNAIVTGQPRTADWIVANGWGGYLDRLVEFTFKSFWGVFGWLGVFLDQRLYTLLAVLSLLLVVGLGVWFWRWRRGQEAVAAWQRRGLALLGLQVALVVAAYAWYNVDFVQHQGRYLFPALLPLSLAVALGLEGLSTREGSRAATVIVAALAAFVVLAGLRDGDIDGGTLLMLAGAAGLIAINGWTRRAPLAAWGVATLALLTLVAVYALFGAIVPQLTG